Sequence from the Ascaphus truei isolate aAscTru1 chromosome 3, aAscTru1.hap1, whole genome shotgun sequence genome:
taaaggcaaaaaaaaaatctgttttgcgGAATTTCCcgggctttccattcaaaattcgTTCCGCGGTATAAAATCCGTCGGCGGATTGTttcagtttcaatccgtgcggattaatTAAAAATCGCCATTTGGAtacaatccaatctgcggattccacAATCTGCGTGCGGATTACTGAAtcagcggattggattcttaCATTCGAAGTCTGCTCTTACCAGTGAATCGCTTATATTTTCGCCCTACGATAAGACATTACGGGAGGAGCTTTGAAAGTTTCTCCGAATGAAGGGTAATTTAGTAGCAAATACCAATGTTTACGCAGAAGTTTAGCTATATCCTGGCTGAATTGTAGGTAATAAAATGTATACGGgtggtcctcgcttatccgacggAATGCTTTTCGCAAACCGCCATCGGTTAATGGAACTGTCCCCAagtgtcataggcacatgacgtCCCATGGCATTGTGACATCCTTGCAGTCGGTTCCTACCTTGGTGGTCATTAATGCACATGAATAAACACACTTTACATCGTAGGTTTATGTCTCCATACATACCTCCCCGTGGTGGTGAAAATAGCATCATTGCCCTGATGTAAGACATAACCATCCACATCATCATCGCCTGATATGTCATCATAGTTTGGGTTTTAGAAACGGCCTCATGTCATTTGTGGTCAGTGGTAGGGTAGTACATTTAGTAAACCAGTGCATTACTATGTTATCTTtcataaaaacatacagtatatactgtacatgcaaccGCATTATTGTTAGAGGTAAAATATAACAGACAGAATTCTATGCTGTGCAGTTAAGAATTTAAAGCAGGTGGGGGAACAAATATTAGGATGAGTCCTATACAATTTGAccaagtcctgtttaaaaaaaaaaccttgacaCAAAGAACTACTAGAGGGACTTACACTAAAATATAAGCAGGCTATAAAAAAAAGTTAAGACAGTTTGTAAGCCTTAATCTTTGCCTCCATGGGCATGGAATATATTCCACTGCTTTGCAATGTATTTCAGGCCTCTTTCCCCAAAAAGGTTTCTTTGTGGGGGCAAATAAAGAGATTAAATTAAGGACGTATTGTACACCCATCTCATGGAACAGTTCAGAAGGTTGAGCATACATGGGAAAAATGCATCACAGGCCAGGCTTGTCATTAATGCACAAGAATAACATCACATTATGAGGAAATGATTGATGAAAGCAGTAATGTAAGTGATATGACAGCAGGAATACAGATAGGAAATAATACCTCAGCTGTAGTACTGTAACAGCTGCAGAAGGTCCCTAGTGAGATGATCCAAGAGCCAGGAGACATATTGACGGAGagccgcctctcctctctcagccagACACAGGAGGGAAGCCTCTTCATCTCCAGGCAGTGCAGGACGCACCCGCTGAGCAGATGACATGTTTGAGGTGTATAGGAAGATGGGAGGTTAGGGGGAAGGAGTGAGAGTTTTGTGGGGTGGATTTGTGTGTGATATCTTTGTACGAGGCAGGGGAAGTAGGCCTGTGATttttgtggggtgggggaaggtatgTGGTGTAAGATAAGTGGGGTGAATATGGTGTTTAGGAATAAAGTATGCCGTAAAGGCTAGCATGCTGTGTGAGAAGGGTCGAGAATGCcagagggtgggtgaggggtgtgtTTTGGTGAAAAGTCGGGTGCGTGTTTTGCATGTGAGCAAGAAGATGAGTGAGGTCTGAAGAGCAGGGGTCCCCATAGATTTTAAAAATCCTTCAGGGTAGGGCGTCtatatttgtcccggcaaaaagTCGAGCATGCGCAATGACCGCTTGCTGCTCTCGTGCGAGATCGGCACTTGCCAACCGATCTGGCCTGTGCACGAGCGGTCGGCAAGTGTCGATCACGTATGCACGAAGGGCGCCAATAGAAAACCAGGACAGCGGCCCCAAAAAGTCAGGATATAGGCCTAAAAAAACGGGACGTCTTGTCATCCTACTGCAGGGGTACCCCTGAAGTAGGATAAGTGTGAGAACCACTGCTCTACAGTTTAAAGAACATGCTTTTCATGTATTTTTAGGCATGGGGAAAACTATCAGACATACGGGACGTGAACAGGAGAACCTTGAGGAGTTACATGACATAAATAGGGAAAATAGCAGACAGTGCAACCTAAAGCCTGTGTCTGTCATCGTTTTTGGATTGCCACATACATTTTTACTTAGAAATGTAAGGCCTTTGAAAGcttagtttatttttgtctcatcCTACTTGTTGGAAGCTAGCAGACTTAATAATAATGTCATAGCATTGACTTGTCAGACAATGCTGTAATGGAGGCAtttggaggagtggctcagtgagtaaagacactgactggcacagagtttgaagcaggctcAATTCCTGGGGTcaactccttgtgactttgggcaagtcactatctccctgggccttagacaccaaaacatagattgtaagctctacggggcaggactgtctgcaaaaatgtgtctgtaaagcgctacataaaactagcagcgctatacaacaaacaattattattattggtgAAATACCTGTCCAAATCAATGTGAATCCAAGACGGACATCGCGTATAAATTCCTATTTTTTTTAGCAAATCAGAGTTCGGTCTATAAACAGAAACTTTCTTAGTGAGAGCAGTTAAGGGGAGTGGGCACTTCAACTTTCAGACAAGAGAGCCAAACCATAGAAAAAGCATTTTTTCACAAAGCAACATGCAACAGGTTTCAGGAGATGGTTCTAGGAAGCTGGTTTCATAGCAAGCTAATTTCAATAACCTTTTCTAGTTTGTTATCAGACACAGGGTATGGTGGGTCAAAAAGTGACAAGACCCTTCACAGTACAAACATAGAAAGCCTATGAACTCACACAGGTTTCCAAACCTGCTTCCTTCACCCCATTGTCACATCACAGTGGTAAATCGACAAACATATTAATGCCAGGGGACAACGCGAGGACTCTAAAGTACACTTACCTTCTAACGCAACACGTCGTCCTGGTAAcccagcgtcaaattacgccatggggtcacgttaccatggcgtagtgatgtcacatgaccctgcacatcatttgatgccggggtcaggcagggggggttgggggggaggcatGCACGAGGCACCGAAGAGAGCAGGCAAGGGTGCACACGGGGGGAAAGGTTGCGCATCCCTCATCTACTCTGTTCTCATCACTGTGAAAATGAATGCAGCATTCCACTAACCCAAGTTAATGGTGCACCAGTTTTGAGCAAGTTGGAGCAATAAAGGCTCTAGCTATTGGGACTTGTGAATTGTGAAAAATAATGTAGCAAACTTGGTAAACACAGTACCATAATTGCCATGTTTAAGAATTGTTTCAAACCTCGCTTGATGCATTATtcactgtattaaaaaaaaaaaattagcaatTGATGTTAGCGATTACCATTTAAATTATAGGTATGCAATTGGAGCAGGGAGTCCCAAgagctgaacccctttaatttcagctccagagatactGATCTCTGCAGTAGATGCTCCGGCTCAGCAAGCAAGGCCttaaaagtttaaagctcccacgtcacatgggccaatagaaagctgcaccgATGACATCAAGGATCCCTATAGGTCCGCAGGGCGGGAAATCTTTGGAGAGCAGACATATTGTGAAACCTGGTAGGAGAGGagagcagctactggcacctaATTCAGAGGCAAGTATCTCAAACAGGGGGTCACGAGCCCCTATTTCCTTGGCCAAAATAGAAGCCAGAGAATAATAATGTAACCAGCCACCTTAAATTAGGAATGTTATTGTAAAAACTTTAAACGCCTTCTCTGAACTGCAATAGCTTTTTTTtaccagaaaaaaaaatatttgttatcCATCTCatctaccttttttttttatagccttCAATGTCACTTTTTGTACGTCAATCCCCATTTGTTTTGGTATTTTAATTATGTCACTGTACAGCGCTAAGAAATTAGTTCTCAATAGCACAAAGACCACCTTAACAACCCTGAGGGGTGTACTCATGTAAACAAGTTTGACAATGAGTTTCTatagattaaaataaaaaataaaccacaatgaaattttcatttattttattattttctgtacagATCTTGTCGCAGCAGGTTTAGATGATGCCAATCTGcaatggaaaacaaaaaaaaaacaggttattGCTTAATGTTAGAGAAAATCATTATTGGTTTGAGAGAGAAGACTGCATGACATCCACCCTTTACTGTAGTGCCAGAATCAAACTCTGGTTGTACCCGTGTACATCTTTGTGACAAATTCACATCTAAAATCAGCCCACACATCTTTTTTGTGGCTAGTGTGCATCAGTGGTTCCTTTGAACACATCAATGTATTCAGACAATATAATATTTTCATCATCTGCACAAAACAGCCATGTGTACTTTATAAGCGGCTTTTAGCACTTTTTTTGCAGTTATATCCAAGATAGCCATGTAGATCTATACAAATATTGATTAATTACATGTATGTTAAGTATATCCTGTTCAGAACACCAGGCATACAGAAGTTCTGGACCATGGATGCTTTCGAAAATAAAGTTACACTTTTCCTTTAAGTCACCTAGCCCAGAGCTTCTAGGCAGGAAGACATGTTACCTTGTTGGCCACATCCAAAGCATCATAATCTGGAGCAAGACGAACATACGCCTTCTTCTCGCCATCAGGCCTGAAATTAAAGAATTTCATATCAGGACTAATATAATTCCTGCCGTCTCACACGGCCATATGCGCTCATGCATCAGTGGTTCCTTTGAAAACATCACTAACATCAGCCAAAATATGCTTTCCATCATGTGCACGAGACAGGTCAATGCAAAAAGGGGACTGCCTTTGGACAGCATTACCCTCACAACAGACAACCTAGTGCTTACTCACCTGATCAGGGTGTTCACTTTGGCCACATCTATGTCATACAGTTTCTTTACAGCCTGTTTGATTTGATGCTTGTTGGCTTTGACATCAACAATGAAAACCAGTGTGTTGTTGTCCTCAATCTTCTTCATGGCCGACTCAGTGGTCAGAGGGAACTTAATGATGGCATAATGGTCAAGCCTACAATGAAGAGAAAAGTAAAGCATTGGTAGGGAATACTTTTAGGTCATCCTTTTACATTCTGACAAAACCCCATTTCACCAGACACTTATTGTAGTATGAACTGCAGAAAAGAAACACTGTGTCCTTCACTTAGTGGCTGCTAGCTGTACATGTTATTGGAAGACTTAACTATAGAAGTCTAACGTAGTAAATTTAAATAGGCCAATTGTATTATTTTACCTTGATGCCTGCATCAATGCTGTCACCCACCACAAAGCAGCATTCATTTGTATGTGAACACCGGGGATAGGTGAACACAGGGACCGGagataagatatatatatttttgtattctaCAGGGTATTAAATTTAGAGGGAGGTGAGGAATGCCACCTTTGTAAGTCAAACGAGAGACGTTTAGATTGGACATTCCATGCTGCTTGTATTTTTCAGGATTGAGCTCGAGCGTTGAGATGCATATAACGTGCATGAAAATTATTGTAGCGTTTCACCTCATTGCAGTTCCAACATATATGCCAGGGAAACACCATTAGAGGTTGAAtgcatacaaataaataaatgtcagtttCCTTCGAATTAACAAAACTAATTTGATGACTAAAAACCAGTAAAAAACAGACAAGCCAATATTATATATGGACAAAAAGGTGAGCCCTGTTCCTATAACAAACAGCACTTACTACAGTGCTTTGATTCGTTGCCGCATCATGAATTGTGAACATTCAAGTATGCAAGtgtgtctaaggcctcggccaagctccccgctggctttccctggccttgcgggtgcgaaccgctcacgtgaccggccctgcgctccggcaagcggggaaattttaaatttccctaagacctacgcttccggaagcgtaggcgagcccctactaaagccgctctaattgcagctgtaggggctcagtgctgagcggaagcgcgcctccgccagcaagcaagtaccTTGGCCGAGGCCCAATAGATTTTCAAAGTCATATTTTACGTAGCATGTTATGTTAGCAAATGTAAAATGTAGCCCTGCTTAATGAACCCTCTTCGTGCTAAAGGGAAATTACATGCGTTATAGCTCAAGGGAGGGCAGCTATAAACCAAGAGACAAAGCTTaggcgcgcttatagtgctggccgACAGCGACTCGATCGATGTCAC
This genomic interval carries:
- the RPL23A gene encoding large ribosomal subunit protein uL23, with product MAPKAKKEAVPPKTEAKSKALKAKKAVLKGVHSHKKKKIRTTPTFRRPKTLRLRRQPKYPRKSAPTRNKLDHYAIIKFPLTTESAMKKIEDNNTLVFIVDVKANKHQIKQAVKKLYDIDVAKVNTLIRPDGEKKAYVRLAPDYDALDVANKIGII